In Haloplanus rubicundus, one DNA window encodes the following:
- a CDS encoding MFS transporter, producing MSRFSGGRWNERYAALSVCVGSYFAVRLAQLLVSPVVPSLREAFGVSRGAVGAILTGMWLVYACSQAPSGAAGDRYGPRRVVLVALGCTAVAALALAAAPSLLTFGAFALLLGMGAGLYYTPATALLAARFEDVGRVIGVHRVGSQAAGLVAPALAALLGARFGWRVALGSGAIVAVVVLGAVLVGGRSRSRPRPTTRTDGGAAVRPRTLVGVLSRPAVAFSTILAAVGEFAALTTVSFLPTFLVDHHGLPLPTAGALFGAYFVVVASLQPVSGWFSDRFGRDAVTAALFAAGAVGYATLALGSGLAAAVPAVALVGIAMAWGPPVQSRAVDALADAERGVGFGAVRTGYILVGALGPVVVGTLADGAGWGVGFGLLAGVLTLAAVALVGAQLVGRGRRPLGSGAFGLFTPSQDGRGGDRRHGNVDD from the coding sequence ATGTCACGGTTTTCGGGAGGGCGGTGGAACGAGCGCTACGCCGCGCTGTCGGTGTGCGTGGGGTCGTACTTCGCGGTACGGCTCGCGCAGTTGCTCGTCAGCCCCGTCGTCCCGTCGCTCCGTGAGGCGTTCGGCGTCTCTCGGGGAGCCGTCGGGGCGATACTCACCGGCATGTGGCTGGTGTACGCCTGTTCGCAGGCACCGAGCGGTGCCGCCGGTGATCGGTACGGTCCCCGGCGGGTCGTCCTCGTCGCGCTCGGCTGTACGGCCGTCGCGGCGCTCGCACTCGCCGCGGCGCCGTCGCTGCTCACGTTCGGCGCCTTCGCGCTCCTGCTCGGGATGGGCGCCGGCCTCTACTACACCCCGGCGACGGCGCTGCTCGCGGCGCGGTTCGAGGACGTGGGACGGGTCATCGGCGTCCACCGCGTCGGCAGTCAGGCCGCGGGACTGGTCGCGCCCGCGCTGGCCGCGCTCCTCGGCGCCCGGTTCGGCTGGCGCGTCGCCCTCGGGAGCGGCGCCATCGTCGCCGTCGTCGTCCTCGGCGCCGTCCTCGTCGGCGGTCGGTCGCGTTCACGTCCGCGACCGACGACGCGGACGGACGGCGGCGCGGCGGTGCGGCCACGCACGCTGGTGGGCGTCCTCTCGCGGCCGGCGGTCGCCTTTTCGACGATCCTCGCCGCCGTGGGGGAGTTCGCCGCGCTGACGACCGTCTCCTTTCTCCCCACCTTCCTCGTCGACCACCACGGCCTCCCGTTGCCGACGGCCGGGGCGCTCTTCGGGGCGTACTTCGTCGTCGTGGCGTCGCTCCAGCCGGTGAGCGGGTGGTTCTCGGACCGGTTCGGCCGCGACGCCGTCACCGCCGCGCTGTTCGCCGCGGGGGCCGTCGGCTACGCGACGCTCGCGCTCGGATCGGGACTCGCCGCCGCCGTGCCGGCCGTGGCGCTCGTCGGCATCGCGATGGCGTGGGGGCCGCCCGTCCAGTCGCGGGCGGTCGACGCCCTCGCCGACGCGGAACGTGGCGTCGGCTTCGGCGCCGTCCGCACGGGCTACATCCTCGTCGGGGCGCTCGGCCCCGTCGTCGTGGGCACCCTCGCCGACGGCGCGGGGTGGGGGGTCGGCTTCGGCCTGCTCGCAGGGGTGTTGACGCTCGCGGCCGTCGCGCTCGTCGGCGCACAGCTCGTCGGTCGGGGACGGCGGCCGCTCGGCTCGGGGGCGTTCGGGCTGTTCACCCCGTCGCAGGATGGCCGTGGCGGCGACCGACGCCACGGCAACGTCGACGACTGA
- a CDS encoding (Fe-S)-binding protein: MPVLQTTVTRETFWTIGPVGEAAFYYLAAVAILVFGYGVYARITEYASAPADPFDRLDDLPGRIAHATRLLLSNEAQFDRDTYAGVMHTFIVWGFLTLLIGTTILAVDMDIWTKLLGQPSFFVGDFYLSYSLVMDALGLLFVVGVGMALWRRYGVRDPRLWGKHTDLEDDAFVLTLFALGVGGYVVEALRILGTGFPDFETVSFVGYALALAGRAAGISPAMAEAAYAAVWWSHALLALGFVALLPYAKPVHMLTSMANIVTRDEKAGKRLPGVPADLPPDEIGTGSVDDFTWRERLDQDACTTCGRCSSVCPANEVGRNLDPRNVILDLKAYREGRAAGDREEVPIVADGGESVIDAESMHACLSCMACMDACPVDIEHVKQFTGMNRRLTESGEMDPHVQDAMMNAFQQGNVFGDPARKRPEWTEDLDFEVPDAREEAVDLLWYVGDYPSYDERNRRVARSLARIFEAAGVSYGILYEDEQHDGNDVRRVGEEGLYEMLVEDNAAAFSDAEFEEIVCTDPHSYNTFTHEYPEMSEEFDYPVSHYTEVVERLVREGRLDVPAALDRTVTYHDPCHLGRMNDVYEAPRELVRATGATLAEMPRNRADSFCCGGGGGGVWTEVEEEMKPSEERLREAVADTDGDVEQFVVACPMCTTMFEDGRKTGGFEDDLEILDLTELLVEAMDAADDGAAANADGQPGTPAD, translated from the coding sequence ATGCCCGTCCTCCAGACGACCGTCACGCGGGAGACGTTCTGGACCATCGGTCCCGTCGGCGAGGCCGCGTTCTACTACCTCGCGGCCGTCGCCATCCTCGTCTTCGGCTACGGCGTCTACGCCCGCATCACGGAGTACGCGTCGGCGCCGGCCGACCCGTTCGACCGCCTCGACGACCTGCCCGGCCGTATCGCCCACGCGACTCGCCTCCTCCTCTCCAACGAGGCGCAGTTCGACCGCGACACCTACGCCGGCGTCATGCACACGTTCATCGTGTGGGGCTTTCTCACCCTGCTCATCGGGACGACCATCCTCGCGGTCGACATGGACATCTGGACGAAACTGCTGGGCCAGCCGTCCTTCTTCGTCGGCGACTTCTACCTCTCGTACTCGCTGGTGATGGACGCGCTCGGCCTCCTGTTCGTCGTCGGCGTCGGCATGGCGCTCTGGCGGCGCTACGGCGTCCGCGACCCGCGGCTGTGGGGGAAACACACCGATCTGGAGGACGACGCCTTCGTCCTCACCCTCTTTGCCCTCGGCGTCGGCGGCTACGTCGTCGAGGCGCTCCGCATCCTCGGCACCGGCTTCCCCGACTTCGAGACGGTGAGTTTCGTCGGCTACGCCCTCGCCCTCGCGGGGCGGGCCGCGGGCATCTCGCCCGCCATGGCCGAGGCGGCCTACGCCGCCGTCTGGTGGAGCCACGCCCTCCTCGCGCTCGGCTTCGTCGCCCTCCTCCCCTACGCCAAACCCGTCCACATGCTCACGTCGATGGCGAACATCGTCACCCGCGACGAGAAGGCGGGCAAGCGCCTCCCGGGCGTCCCCGCCGACCTGCCGCCGGACGAAATCGGCACCGGCTCCGTCGACGACTTCACGTGGCGCGAACGCCTCGACCAGGACGCCTGCACCACCTGCGGTCGGTGTTCCTCCGTCTGTCCGGCCAACGAGGTGGGCCGCAACCTCGACCCGCGGAACGTCATCCTCGACCTGAAGGCCTACCGCGAGGGGCGGGCGGCGGGCGACCGGGAGGAGGTGCCCATCGTCGCGGACGGCGGCGAGAGCGTGATCGACGCCGAGTCGATGCACGCCTGCCTCTCCTGTATGGCCTGCATGGACGCCTGTCCCGTCGATATCGAGCACGTCAAGCAGTTCACGGGGATGAATCGCCGGCTCACCGAGTCGGGGGAGATGGACCCCCACGTGCAGGACGCGATGATGAACGCCTTCCAGCAGGGCAACGTCTTCGGCGACCCAGCCCGCAAGCGCCCCGAGTGGACCGAGGACCTCGACTTCGAGGTGCCCGACGCCCGCGAGGAGGCCGTGGACCTGCTCTGGTACGTCGGCGACTATCCCTCCTACGACGAGCGGAACCGGCGCGTCGCGCGGTCGCTCGCCCGCATCTTCGAGGCCGCGGGCGTCTCCTACGGCATCCTCTACGAAGACGAGCAACACGACGGCAACGACGTGCGACGCGTCGGCGAGGAGGGCCTCTACGAGATGCTCGTCGAGGACAACGCCGCCGCCTTTTCCGACGCCGAGTTCGAGGAGATCGTCTGTACCGACCCGCACAGCTACAACACGTTCACCCACGAGTACCCCGAGATGAGCGAGGAGTTCGACTACCCCGTCTCCCACTACACGGAGGTGGTCGAACGCCTCGTGCGCGAGGGTCGCCTCGACGTGCCCGCCGCCCTCGACCGGACCGTCACGTACCACGACCCCTGTCACCTCGGGCGCATGAACGACGTGTACGAGGCACCGCGCGAACTGGTGCGCGCGACGGGCGCGACGCTCGCGGAGATGCCGCGCAACCGCGCGGACTCCTTCTGCTGTGGCGGCGGCGGGGGCGGCGTCTGGACCGAAGTCGAAGAGGAGATGAAACCGAGCGAGGAGCGCCTCCGTGAAGCCGTGGCCGACACCGACGGCGACGTGGAGCAGTTCGTCGTCGCCTGCCCGATGTGTACGACGATGTTCGAGGACGGGCGGAAGACGGGTGGGTTCGAGGACGACCTCGAAATCCTGGATCTGACCGAGCTGTTGGTGGAAGCGATGGACGCCGCGGACGACGGCGCGGCGGCGAATGCAGACGGCCAGCCCGGTACGCCGGCGGACTGA
- a CDS encoding energy-coupling factor transporter transmembrane component T family protein, whose amino-acid sequence MITYAAGDTLVHRLDPRSKLFVQAAVAVAAFAHTTPRGLVALTAFVLCVCWLAATPLLASLRSYRAFLPFLVAAPLVEGATLGAPWFVPADAVTPALASYRVLLLLLVSTAYIRTTRVRESRAAIQWLLPGRAGVVLGAGVGFVLRFLPLLRDDLASIRSAMDARLGSERSLRERIRLIGVTGLRRVFARADRFALALQARCFAWNPTLPPLSATWRDAPAALVGVGLVVWAVL is encoded by the coding sequence ATGATCACCTACGCCGCGGGCGACACCCTCGTCCACCGCCTCGACCCCCGGAGCAAGCTGTTCGTGCAGGCCGCCGTCGCCGTCGCGGCCTTCGCGCATACGACGCCCCGCGGGCTGGTCGCCCTGACGGCCTTCGTCCTCTGTGTCTGCTGGCTGGCGGCGACGCCGCTTCTCGCCAGCCTGCGCTCCTACCGCGCCTTCCTCCCCTTCCTCGTCGCCGCGCCCCTCGTCGAGGGCGCGACGCTCGGGGCGCCGTGGTTCGTCCCCGCCGACGCCGTCACGCCCGCGCTGGCGAGCTATCGGGTCCTCCTCCTGCTGCTCGTCTCGACGGCGTACATCCGCACCACACGGGTCCGGGAGTCGCGGGCGGCGATCCAGTGGCTCCTCCCCGGCCGCGCGGGCGTCGTCCTCGGCGCCGGCGTCGGGTTCGTCCTCCGCTTTCTCCCCCTCCTGCGCGACGACCTCGCCTCCATCCGGTCGGCGATGGACGCCCGTCTCGGCTCCGAACGGTCGCTCCGGGAGCGGATTCGGCTGATCGGCGTCACCGGCCTCCGGCGCGTGTTCGCCCGCGCCGACCGCTTCGCGCTCGCCCTGCAGGCTCGCTGTTTCGCGTGGAACCCGACGTTGCCGCCGCTTTCCGCGACGTGGCGGGACGCGCCCGCGGCGCTGGTGGGCGTGGGGCTGGTGGTGTGGGCCGTTCTCTGA
- a CDS encoding energy-coupling factor ABC transporter ATP-binding protein: MTITAADYTYRYGEGAPAVDGVSLTVADGEFLVLAGPNGSGKTTLVRGFNGLLTPDAGDISVNGRPVADDLVAARTAVGMVFQDPRDGFVAATVGADVAFGPENLGLDRAEIDRRVDDALDAVRMQGRETDRIDELSGGERERVAIAGALAMAPDHLVLDEPFTGLDLRARESVLDRLAALDADGVSVVVVTHDLRDLTSLADRVVVLSDGSVALDAADPSPAALRELGVRPP; encoded by the coding sequence ATGACGATCACGGCCGCGGACTACACGTACCGCTACGGCGAGGGGGCGCCGGCCGTCGACGGCGTCTCCCTCACCGTCGCCGACGGCGAGTTCCTCGTCCTCGCCGGCCCCAACGGATCGGGGAAGACGACGCTCGTCCGCGGCTTCAACGGCCTCCTGACGCCCGACGCCGGCGACATCAGCGTGAACGGCCGCCCCGTCGCCGACGACCTCGTCGCCGCCCGCACCGCCGTCGGCATGGTGTTTCAGGACCCCCGCGACGGCTTCGTCGCGGCGACGGTCGGCGCCGACGTGGCCTTCGGCCCGGAGAACCTCGGGCTGGATCGGGCGGAGATCGACCGCCGCGTCGACGACGCCCTCGACGCCGTGCGGATGCAGGGGCGGGAGACCGACCGCATCGACGAACTCTCCGGCGGCGAGCGCGAACGCGTCGCCATCGCGGGCGCGCTGGCGATGGCGCCGGACCACCTCGTCCTCGACGAACCGTTCACCGGCCTCGACCTGCGTGCGCGGGAGTCGGTGCTGGATCGGCTGGCGGCCCTCGACGCCGACGGCGTCAGCGTCGTCGTCGTCACCCACGACCTGCGGGACCTCACGTCCCTCGCCGACCGGGTCGTCGTCCTCTCGGACGGCTCGGTCGCCCTCGACGCCGCCGACCCGTCGCCGGCCGCGCTGCGCGAACTCGGCGTCCGCCCCCCATGA
- a CDS encoding biotin transporter BioY, which yields MATPTDSVELVGDEVTGNVARAVLFAAATSATAPVDMVHPLAPNVPITLQTLWVYLAGLVLGPLWAGVAFTLYLLAGLIGLPVFAGGNAGLGVILGPTGGFLIGFPLGAMAIGAVAHGTDGLTAPGEIPVPRVVAALIAGSAVVYAGGAVGYALVQAIGLVASVSAVVVPFLPVAGLKVAATVAIVRSEGLVAR from the coding sequence ATGGCGACTCCAACGGACTCCGTCGAACTGGTCGGCGACGAGGTGACGGGTAACGTCGCCCGCGCGGTGCTGTTCGCGGCGGCGACCAGCGCCACGGCCCCCGTGGACATGGTTCACCCTCTCGCGCCGAACGTCCCGATCACGCTCCAGACGCTCTGGGTCTACCTCGCCGGCCTCGTCCTCGGTCCCCTGTGGGCGGGCGTCGCGTTCACCCTCTACCTGCTCGCCGGCCTGATCGGCCTGCCGGTCTTCGCCGGCGGTAACGCCGGTCTCGGCGTCATCCTCGGCCCGACCGGCGGCTTTCTGATCGGCTTCCCCCTCGGGGCCATGGCCATCGGCGCGGTTGCCCACGGCACCGACGGGCTGACGGCCCCCGGCGAGATTCCGGTCCCGCGCGTCGTCGCCGCGCTGATCGCGGGATCGGCCGTCGTCTACGCCGGCGGCGCCGTCGGCTACGCCCTCGTCCAGGCCATCGGCCTCGTCGCCTCCGTCTCCGCCGTCGTCGTCCCCTTCCTGCCCGTCGCGGGGCTGAAAGTCGCCGCGACGGTGGCCATCGTCCGGAGCGAGGGTCTGGTCGCGCGATGA
- a CDS encoding conditioned medium-induced protein 4 produces MDDKTAELRDIFLDATDGEGTVTERQAERRGSLVDVDDPEVVDDRLRELVATMRERYDFETDLDPDAYVRLIRGFYDGDDDAALAEALGVDQKAVVRARLDCHLVRESDGDTPAVEASRGRATRANGRFRDAFVELLTDDDLSGRLASDSREDGLREATEDIETNVSL; encoded by the coding sequence ATGGACGACAAGACCGCGGAGCTACGCGACATCTTCCTCGACGCGACGGACGGCGAGGGAACGGTGACGGAGCGACAGGCCGAGCGCCGCGGGTCACTCGTCGACGTCGACGACCCCGAGGTGGTCGACGACCGACTGCGCGAACTGGTCGCGACCATGCGCGAGCGCTACGACTTCGAAACCGACCTCGACCCCGACGCCTACGTCCGCCTGATTCGCGGGTTCTACGACGGCGACGACGACGCGGCGCTAGCCGAGGCACTCGGTGTCGACCAGAAGGCCGTGGTCCGGGCCCGACTCGACTGCCATCTCGTCCGCGAGAGCGACGGCGACACGCCCGCCGTCGAGGCGAGTCGAGGACGAGCAACCCGCGCCAACGGCCGCTTCCGCGACGCCTTCGTCGAACTCCTGACGGACGACGACCTGTCCGGTCGTCTCGCGAGCGACTCCCGCGAGGACGGGTTGCGGGAGGCGACCGAGGACATCGAGACGAACGTGTCGCTCTGA
- a CDS encoding LAGLIDADG family homing endonuclease: MAQSSPNQELVDRFVRFYRNYYRDAISQLAQRYPNEQRSLHVDYDDLYQFDQDLADDYLSQPDQIGDFAEEALRVYDLPADVSLGQAHVRLRNLPDNVDIRSIRVHDNHVGRMIAVSGIVRKATDVRPKITEAAFECQRCGTMTYIPQSDGGFQEPHECQGCERQGPFRVNFDQSEFVDSQKLRVQESPEGLRGGETPQSIDIDIEDDITGKVTAGDHVTVTGVLHIDQVTEGNEKSQLFDLYMDGVSVEIEDEQFEDMEISEADKREIIELSNHPDIYGEMVASVAPSIYGYDEEKLAMILQLFAGVTKTLPDGSRIRGDLHMLLIGDPGTGKCQKFDTNVVLGDGTERQLGELVESRLENPVPVDDGVYQSVDFPVRTVTASGKITRGQATKVWKRDAPDRMYRIRTKFGREVEVTPSHPLFVPGDGRMDATRADKLEVGDRIAARRSGVIDGVGNESTTPTSPVPDGGSTAADGMEIHDDIRWDHIESIEPVAPDYDWVYDLEVAGTHTYLGNGIVSHNSQMLSYIRNIAPRSVYTSGKGSSSAGLTAAAVRDDFGEGQQWSLEAGALVLADQGIAAVDELDKMRCVTGDTLVHLADGTVQRIEEVARDAAATGTIEELDNGRTIRDVDVDAWTMTDDGRIVSRPVTAIHEYVAPEQLTEVRLETGERLTSTADHPFFVFEDGKRVERAASDLSSGDWVYVPREVPQSATDGGSLTSRPESGEDPIAEHEESISPALGAILGYLSGDGNVFYDRDHGSYGIRFTNAEEELLSDFERVCGEAFDADPIRAPSEQRADGVETIRLCGREYADAVLDAGMNLKTYDRKAFPDGVSGASRRSKATFVRALADSEGNVDTETGNVRIFSASYELLLGTKQLLLEFGVSSQIQTRERDDSRDVYVLAITAADSLEAFARHIGFVLDRKASALETVRESAVGNRTILDVIPSCGGLLAELRDTLRLYQSECGIESPTYCDFENGNANVSLRLGWKILDAFEQRRAMASEDLAELDSNPEWETLSALQDRYHVSQSELASRMDGVTQQVISSNWQTDTSLRPRIADALRDVLRNVARTDLTPFRELLEGDVKWRRVADVATTVGDEDDDRIERLEHELADELGCDKDEAVEHARRLLAADPDPETWSEIRELAAQYGISLTLLADDLDVDASTLSRWTRGVVETGRFDDVRTVALDRIEGVRRDLREIIGEITEREAPPRVYDLTVDGTHNFVANGMVVHNSEDRSAMHQALEQQEISISKAGINATLKSRCSLLGAANPKYGRFDQYEPIGEQIDLEPALISRFDLIFTVTDQPDPDEDAALAEHILRTNYAGELETQRTKVANSNHSAEEVASVTDTVEPAINPDLLRKYIAYAKRTCFPTMTDAAKEAIRDFYVDLRAKGADEDAPVPVTARKLEALVRLAEASARVRLSDTVESEDATRATDIVRSCLQDIGVDPETGEFDADVIETGTSKSQRDRIKSIKDVIETVDAEYEREAGAPLEAIVERAEAEGIEESKVMDQIEQLRRKGDLYSPKTDQYKVV, translated from the coding sequence ATGGCGCAGTCGTCGCCGAATCAGGAACTGGTCGACCGCTTCGTCCGGTTCTACCGGAACTACTACCGCGACGCGATCAGCCAGCTCGCCCAGCGGTACCCCAACGAGCAACGCTCTCTCCACGTCGACTACGACGACCTCTATCAGTTCGATCAGGACCTCGCCGACGACTACCTCTCCCAGCCCGACCAGATCGGCGACTTCGCGGAGGAAGCCCTCCGGGTGTACGATCTCCCCGCCGACGTGTCGCTCGGCCAGGCCCACGTCCGCCTGCGGAACCTCCCCGACAACGTCGACATCCGGTCGATCCGCGTCCACGACAACCACGTCGGGCGGATGATCGCCGTCTCGGGCATCGTCCGCAAGGCGACCGACGTGCGGCCGAAGATCACCGAGGCGGCCTTCGAGTGCCAGCGCTGTGGCACCATGACGTACATCCCCCAGTCCGACGGGGGCTTTCAGGAACCCCACGAGTGTCAGGGCTGTGAGCGACAGGGCCCCTTCCGCGTCAACTTCGACCAGAGCGAGTTCGTCGACTCCCAGAAGCTCCGCGTACAGGAGTCGCCGGAGGGACTCCGCGGCGGCGAGACGCCCCAGAGCATCGACATCGACATCGAGGACGACATCACCGGCAAAGTGACCGCCGGCGACCACGTCACCGTCACGGGCGTCCTCCACATCGACCAGGTGACCGAGGGCAACGAGAAGTCCCAGCTGTTCGACCTCTACATGGACGGCGTCAGCGTCGAAATCGAGGACGAGCAGTTCGAGGACATGGAGATCAGCGAGGCGGACAAGCGGGAGATCATCGAACTGTCGAACCACCCCGACATCTACGGGGAGATGGTCGCCTCCGTCGCCCCCTCCATCTACGGCTACGACGAGGAGAAACTCGCGATGATCCTGCAGTTGTTCGCGGGCGTGACCAAGACGCTCCCCGACGGCTCGCGGATTCGGGGTGACCTGCATATGCTGTTGATCGGGGATCCGGGGACTGGGAAGTGCCAGAAATTCGATACAAACGTCGTTCTCGGCGACGGAACTGAACGGCAACTCGGAGAACTGGTCGAATCACGGTTGGAAAATCCTGTGCCGGTCGACGACGGGGTCTATCAGTCGGTCGACTTCCCCGTCCGGACGGTGACGGCCAGCGGGAAAATTACCCGTGGACAGGCGACAAAAGTCTGGAAGCGGGACGCACCCGATCGGATGTACCGCATTCGCACCAAATTCGGTCGGGAGGTGGAAGTAACGCCGTCACACCCCCTGTTCGTTCCCGGAGACGGGCGCATGGACGCAACGAGAGCCGACAAACTCGAAGTCGGCGATCGTATCGCAGCGCGTCGAAGCGGCGTAATCGACGGCGTGGGGAACGAATCGACGACGCCGACTTCTCCCGTCCCAGATGGTGGTTCAACTGCCGCCGACGGGATGGAGATTCACGACGACATCCGCTGGGACCACATCGAATCCATCGAACCGGTCGCCCCCGACTACGACTGGGTGTACGACCTCGAAGTCGCGGGCACGCATACGTATCTCGGCAACGGAATCGTCTCGCACAACTCGCAGATGCTCTCGTACATCCGCAACATCGCCCCACGCTCGGTCTACACCTCGGGGAAAGGCTCGTCCTCGGCTGGCCTCACGGCCGCCGCCGTCCGCGACGACTTCGGGGAAGGCCAGCAGTGGAGCCTAGAGGCCGGGGCGCTCGTGCTGGCCGATCAGGGGATCGCCGCCGTCGACGAACTCGACAAGATGCGGTGTGTGACTGGCGACACGCTGGTCCACTTGGCCGACGGCACGGTCCAGCGTATCGAGGAAGTAGCACGCGACGCCGCCGCCACGGGAACGATCGAAGAACTCGACAACGGCCGGACAATCAGGGACGTCGACGTCGACGCGTGGACCATGACCGACGACGGCCGGATCGTCTCTCGGCCCGTGACAGCCATCCACGAGTACGTGGCACCGGAGCAACTGACCGAAGTGCGACTGGAGACGGGCGAACGGCTCACCTCGACGGCGGATCATCCGTTCTTCGTCTTCGAAGACGGGAAACGGGTGGAACGGGCGGCCAGTGATCTATCGTCCGGAGACTGGGTGTACGTGCCACGGGAGGTGCCACAGTCGGCGACGGACGGCGGTAGTCTGACTAGTCGTCCAGAGTCGGGAGAAGATCCGATCGCCGAACACGAGGAATCGATCAGCCCCGCGTTGGGAGCGATTCTCGGCTATCTTTCCGGCGACGGGAACGTCTTCTACGATCGCGACCACGGCAGTTACGGGATCCGATTTACGAACGCCGAAGAGGAACTACTCTCCGACTTCGAGCGCGTGTGTGGGGAGGCGTTCGACGCGGACCCGATTCGAGCCCCCAGCGAACAGCGCGCCGACGGCGTCGAGACGATTCGACTCTGCGGACGGGAGTACGCCGACGCCGTACTCGATGCAGGCATGAATCTGAAGACGTACGACCGGAAAGCCTTCCCCGACGGGGTCTCGGGCGCTTCGAGACGGAGCAAAGCCACTTTCGTTCGCGCACTCGCTGACAGCGAAGGAAACGTCGACACAGAGACGGGGAACGTACGGATCTTTTCGGCGAGCTATGAACTGCTCCTCGGAACGAAACAACTCTTGTTGGAGTTCGGCGTGTCGAGCCAAATTCAAACACGTGAGCGCGACGACAGCCGCGACGTGTACGTCCTTGCCATCACCGCTGCCGACTCGCTTGAGGCGTTCGCTCGTCATATCGGCTTCGTCCTCGATCGGAAGGCGTCGGCACTCGAAACCGTTCGAGAGAGCGCGGTGGGCAACCGAACGATACTGGACGTGATTCCGTCGTGTGGCGGTCTGCTCGCCGAATTACGCGACACGCTCCGTCTGTATCAAAGCGAATGCGGTATCGAGAGTCCCACGTACTGTGACTTTGAGAACGGCAACGCGAACGTCTCACTTCGACTCGGGTGGAAGATACTCGACGCGTTCGAACAGCGACGAGCAATGGCCTCGGAAGATCTGGCTGAATTGGATTCGAACCCGGAGTGGGAAACCCTCTCAGCGTTGCAGGATCGATACCACGTCTCACAGTCGGAACTCGCGTCGCGGATGGACGGCGTCACGCAGCAAGTAATTTCCAGCAACTGGCAGACGGACACGTCACTCCGGCCGAGGATCGCCGACGCGCTTCGAGATGTATTGCGGAACGTAGCACGGACGGACCTCACACCATTCAGAGAACTGCTCGAAGGGGACGTGAAATGGCGTCGCGTCGCCGACGTGGCGACGACTGTCGGAGACGAGGACGACGATCGGATCGAACGACTCGAACACGAACTGGCCGACGAACTCGGCTGCGACAAGGACGAAGCAGTCGAACACGCCAGGCGACTCCTCGCCGCCGATCCCGATCCCGAAACGTGGAGCGAGATTCGAGAACTCGCGGCGCAGTACGGTATCTCGTTGACTTTGCTCGCCGACGACCTTGACGTCGATGCATCAACGCTCTCACGCTGGACTCGGGGCGTCGTCGAGACGGGTCGGTTCGACGACGTACGAACCGTCGCGCTCGATCGGATCGAGGGCGTGCGACGCGACTTGCGGGAGATCATCGGGGAAATTACCGAACGGGAAGCACCACCACGCGTCTACGACCTCACCGTCGACGGCACCCACAACTTCGTCGCGAACGGGATGGTGGTGCATAATTCCGAAGATCGATCTGCAATGCATCAAGCATTGGAACAGCAAGAAATTAGTATAAGTAAAGCTGGAATAAATGCCACCCTCAAATCCCGCTGTTCCCTGCTCGGTGCCGCGAACCCCAAGTACGGCCGGTTCGACCAGTACGAACCAATCGGCGAACAGATCGACCTCGAACCCGCGCTCATCTCTCGGTTCGACCTGATCTTCACCGTGACGGACCAACCGGACCCGGACGAGGACGCCGCCCTCGCGGAGCACATCCTGCGGACCAACTACGCCGGCGAACTCGAAACCCAGCGGACGAAGGTGGCGAACTCGAATCACAGCGCCGAGGAAGTGGCCTCGGTCACCGACACGGTCGAACCCGCCATCAACCCCGACCTCCTGCGGAAGTACATCGCGTACGCCAAGCGCACCTGCTTCCCGACGATGACCGACGCGGCGAAGGAAGCGATTCGGGACTTCTACGTCGACCTGCGCGCGAAGGGGGCCGACGAGGACGCGCCGGTGCCGGTGACGGCGCGAAAGCTGGAGGCGCTGGTCCGACTGGCCGAGGCGAGCGCCCGGGTGCGCCTCTCCGATACCGTGGAGAGCGAGGACGCCACCCGCGCGACCGACATCGTCCGCTCCTGCCTGCAGGACATCGGCGTCGACCCCGAGACCGGCGAGTTCGACGCCGACGTGATCGAGACGGGGACCTCGAAGAGCCAGCGCGACCGCATCAAGAGCATCAAGGACGTGATCGAGACGGTCGACGCCGAGTACGAGAGGGAAGCGGGGGCGCCGCTCGAGGCCATCGTCGAACGCGCCGAGGCGGAGGGCATCGAGGAGTCGAAGGTGATGGATCAGATCGAGCAGTTGCGCCGGAAAGGCGACCTGTACAGCCCGAAGACGGATCAGTACAAGGTGGTGTGA
- a CDS encoding DUF7854 family protein, with the protein MDRISAIRNVEQALREFEAGEADLAATEERVLAALRTYATEFDDETGLAAYVGRGDEAVEGVVVVASSRAEARDRIAEHASGAPETFDIEQVT; encoded by the coding sequence ATGGACCGCATCTCCGCGATCCGAAACGTCGAGCAGGCGCTTCGGGAGTTCGAGGCCGGCGAGGCCGACCTCGCGGCGACCGAGGAACGCGTCCTGGCGGCACTGCGGACGTACGCGACCGAGTTCGACGACGAGACGGGGCTGGCGGCGTACGTCGGCCGCGGCGACGAGGCCGTCGAGGGCGTGGTCGTGGTGGCGTCGTCACGCGCCGAGGCCCGGGACCGGATCGCCGAGCACGCGTCGGGCGCGCCGGAGACGTTCGACATCGAGCAGGTGACGTAG